One window of the Deltaproteobacteria bacterium genome contains the following:
- a CDS encoding ABC transporter ATP-binding protein, translating to MDTPLIDVRDLHKTYELDHGSNVVEALRGVSLAVRAGELLAVMGASGSGKSTLLNILGCLDRPTAGRYLLDGEDVGRLDADRRAEIRNAKIGFVFQSFNLLPRTTARENVELPLVYGAAPLTEHRARAEAALAAVGLAEAAGRLPNELSGGQQQRVAIARALVNRPRLVLADEPTGNLDTQTSREIMALLRSLNASQGLTVVIVTHEPDVAAFTDRLVVMRDGRIAADGPAAGREVRP from the coding sequence ATTGACACCCCCTTGATCGACGTCCGCGACCTCCACAAGACCTACGAGCTCGACCACGGCTCCAACGTCGTCGAGGCGCTGCGCGGCGTCAGCCTGGCGGTTCGCGCCGGCGAGCTCCTCGCCGTCATGGGAGCGTCGGGCTCGGGGAAGTCGACGCTGCTCAACATCCTCGGCTGCCTCGACCGGCCGACCGCCGGCCGCTACCTCCTCGATGGCGAGGACGTCGGGCGCCTCGACGCCGACCGGCGGGCCGAGATCCGCAACGCCAAGATCGGCTTCGTCTTCCAGAGCTTCAACCTCCTGCCGCGCACGACGGCGCGAGAGAACGTCGAGCTACCCCTCGTCTACGGCGCGGCCCCGCTCACCGAGCACCGCGCCCGGGCCGAGGCGGCGCTCGCCGCGGTGGGCCTGGCCGAGGCGGCCGGCCGCCTGCCGAACGAGCTCTCCGGCGGCCAGCAGCAGCGGGTCGCCATCGCGCGCGCCCTGGTGAACCGCCCGCGCCTCGTGCTCGCCGACGAGCCGACCGGCAACCTCGACACGCAGACGTCGCGGGAGATCATGGCGCTGCTCCGGTCGCTCAACGCGAGCCAGGGCCTGACCGTCGTGATCGTGACCCACGAGCCGGACGTCGCGGCGTTCACGGACCGGCTCGTCGTCATGCGCGATGGCCGCATCGCCGCCGACGGCCCCGCGGCCGGGCGGGAGGTGCGGCCATGA